The Arabidopsis thaliana chromosome 5, partial sequence genomic interval ATGGTTTTTGATGTTCAGGGCGTTTTGAGTTTTACAAGCTCTGTTTCTATTCTATATAGATCTCTTGATAGGTTTCTGCATTCATGTGTCTTTTTGATACTCTCGGTGATTACCACTTCATAGAGAACTAATTGGCATGATTGGTTGTGCTACGACATTGACTCagattatttatgtttacaGTTCTTTTGAGCCTAGAGTTGCGTATTGTGATGCTGCTGCTGCAATAGATGATGATTACCTTGGTGCTATACGGAAAATGTCTGCGGATGTTTTGCAGCGTCAACCCCTTGCGTATATTTCTAGGTCCAAGGAATACAATATCCAGCCAAAACCAGTTCTCTCGGCCTTTGAGTTCAGGGCACTTGCAATGACTACAGTGAGATcccttttgatgttttatttgCCTCTTTTGGAGCCTAAAACGGCTtcagaggatgatgatgatttccTAAACAATGCTGCAGAAGAAAACCGCCACACAGACTTGATTGTTCCTCTTAAAAAGTCAGCAAAGCAAATTGCCCGTGAGGTTAGTATGCATTTAAGGTTCTTACCATCTGTAGTTGCTTCATGATGTCATGGTTTAAACTGCTAATTTCGGTGTTATGATCCAGACCACAGTTGTGACCACTCGGAGAGTCCTTGAAAGGCTGGCTCTGAGTTATGTCTCACAGCGTATGGCATGGAAACTTCTAAAGGGTAACATCATCTTCCATTACTTTTGCTTCCACAACAAACTTGCGTTGTAAAAAAAGTTAGTAGACATATTTAGCTCGATGAACTAATAGAGCGGagaacataaatatattatgcaGATGTGCCTCAGTCGGCTTTACGCAAGGCTCAGAGAGGGTTGCCGACACatgtatatatctttaaagTCAGCCAAACAACTCTTAGAGgtataataaaacattttggtttctctACTCTTCGTGACCCTCCCATCAAATGCTCCTTCTTTTTCCAGAT includes:
- a CDS encoding isopentenyl-diphosphate delta-isomerase (unknown protein; LOCATED IN: mitochondrion, chloroplast, plastid, membrane; EXPRESSED IN: 25 plant structures; EXPRESSED DURING: 13 growth stages; Has 1807 Blast hits to 1807 proteins in 277 species: Archae - 0; Bacteria - 0; Metazoa - 736; Fungi - 347; Plants - 385; Viruses - 0; Other Eukaryotes - 339 (source: NCBI BLink).) → MAGIALVLDLLKKSQSKNTLHSSSFYSASAAAVSAAASAPFASRFLFGSFEPRVAYCDAAAAIDDDYLGAIRKMSADVLQRQPLAYISRSKEYNIQPKPVLSAFEFRALAMTTVRSLLMFYLPLLEPKTASEDDDDFLNNAAEENRHTDLIVPLKKSAKQIARETTVVTTRRVLERLALSYVSQRMAWKLLKDVPQSALRKAQRGLPTHVYIFKVSQTTLRGHFLGIAASWVVQVGIEIYRCVFPNVKPEEEEEEEKVEISQQAKDLGNKVVGITVRCGASLVFAAIGAGICSCLIRPSTGQWIGCALGDLAGPMVVSVCLQKTLQADY
- a CDS encoding isopentenyl-diphosphate delta-isomerase (unknown protein; LOCATED IN: mitochondrion, plastid, membrane; EXPRESSED IN: 25 plant structures; EXPRESSED DURING: 13 growth stages; Has 35333 Blast hits to 34131 proteins in 2444 species: Archae - 798; Bacteria - 22429; Metazoa - 974; Fungi - 991; Plants - 531; Viruses - 0; Other Eukaryotes - 9610 (source: NCBI BLink).) yields the protein MAGIALVLDLLKKSQSKNTLHSSSFYSASAAAVSAAASAPFASRFLFGSFEPRVAYCDAAAAIDDDYLGAIRKMSADVLQRQPLAYISRSKEYNIQPKPVLSAFEFRALAMTTVRSLLMFYLPLLEPKTASEDDDDFLNNAAEENRHTDLIVPLKKSAKQIARETTVVTTRRVLERLALSYVSQRMAWKLLKDVPQSALRKAQRGLPTHVYIFKVSQTTLRGIIKHFGFSTLRDPPIKCSFFFQIRHCLVLLKPICMFCLWLCLCRSLPGNRSIMGSSSRH